GTCCAGATCCTCGGCGGTCCCACCTTCTCCACCCTGGAGGTGGAGATCTACCGGCAGACCTCCGAGATCTTCGACCTGTCGACGGCCGCCGTCCTCACCCTCGTCCAGTTCGCCGCCGTCGGCGCGATCCTCGCCGTGCACGCCTGGACGGTACGGCGCCGGGAGAGCGCGCTGCGCCTGGTCGACCCGGCGCTGACCGCCAGGCGGCCGCGCGGCGCCCGCCAGTGGACGCTGCTCGGCGCGGTCCTCGCCACCGTCGCGCTGCTGGTCGTGCTGCCGCTCGCGGTGCTGGTGCGGCGCTCCCTCGACGCACCCGGGCTCGGCTACTACCGGGCGCTGACCCGCGACGACGGCGGGACCTTCCTGGTGCCGCCGATCCAGGCGGTCGGCAACTCCCTCCAGTACGCCCTCGCCGCCACCGCCATCGCCGTGTTGATCGGCGCGCTGGCCGCCGCCGCGCTGGCCCGCAGGGACGCGGGACGGCTGGTGCGCGGCTTCGACGCGCTGCTGATGCTGCCGCTCGGGGTGTCCGCGGTGACCGTCGGCTTCGGGTTCCTGATCGCCCTCGACGAGCCGCCGCTCGACCTGCGGTCCTCCTGGATCCTGGTGCCGCTCGCGCAGGCCCTGGTGGGTGTCCCCTTCGTGGTGCGGACCATGCTGCCCGTGCTGCGCGCGGTGGACGGCAGGCTCAGGGAGGCCGCCGCGGTCCTCGGGGCGTCGCCGTGGCGGGTCTGGCGCGAGGTCGATCTGCCGCTGGTGCGGCGGGCGTTGCTGGTCGCGGCCGGCTTCGCGTTCGCGGTCTCGCTCGGTGAGTTCGGGGCGACGGTGTTCATCGCCCGGCCCGACAACCCGACGCTGCCGGTCGCCGTGGCCCGGCTGCTGGGCCGCCCCGGCGATCTCAACTACGGCCAGGCGATGGCCCTTTCGACGATTCTCATGGTGGTGTGCGCGGTGGCCCTGCTGGTTCTGGAACGGCTGCGCACCGACCGGAGCGGGGAGTTCTGATGCTGCTCAGCCTCGACGACGCGACCGTCAGGTTCGGCGGCCGGGCGGTGCTCGACACCGTCGGCCTCGAGGTCGCCGAGCACGAGACCGTCTGCGTGCTGGGCCCCAGCGGCAGCGGGAAGTCGACCCTGCTGCGGGCGGTCGCGGGGCTGCAACCCCTGTCGGACGGACGGGTGTTCCTCGACGGACGTGACCAGTCGGGGGTGCCCGCGCACCGGCGCGGGGTCGGCCTCATGTTTCAGGACCACCAGCTGTTCCCGCAGCGGGACGTGGGCGGCAACGTCGCCTTCGGACTGCGGATGCGCGGCGCGGGCAAGGGCGAACAGGAGCGCCGGGTGGGGGAGTTGCTCGACCTGGTCGGGCTGCCTGGCGCCGCCCGCCGGGCCGTCGCCGCGCTGTCGGGCGGTGAGCAGCAGCGGGTGGCGCTCGCGCGGGCGCTCGCGCCGTCGCCCCGGCTGCTGATGCTGGACGAGCCGCTCGGCCAGCTCGACCGCTCGCTGCGGGAGCGGCTCGTCGTCGAACTGCGGGAGCTGTTCGGCCGGTTGGGCACCACCGTGCTCGCCGTCACGCACGACCAGGGCGAGGCGTTCGCGCTCGCCGACCGGGTGGTGGTGATGCGGGACGGACGCATCGCCCAGTCCGGCAGCCCGCTGGAGGTCTGGCAGCACCCGGCGGACGCGTTCGTGGCCCGCTTCCTCGGCTTCGAGAACGTGGTGGAGGCCACCGTCGCGGGCACCGCGGCCGTCACCCCCTGGGGCAAGCTCGCGGTCCCCGAGGGCGCCCCCCAGGGCCCCCGCACCCTGCTGGTGCGCCCGGCCGGCGTCCGGCTCGTCCCGGCCGACGAGGGCCTGCGCTGCACGGTCACCGCCCGCACCTTCCGCGGCACCCATGTCGCCGTCCATCTCCAGCCGCGGGACGCGCCGCGCCTGGAGGCGGCCTGCCCGCTGCGCCTCGCGCCGGGGACGGGGGACGCGGTCGGGGTGGAGTTCGACCCGGCGGAGATCCTGGTCCTGGACTGACCGGCGTCCCGGGCCGCCACGGGCGCCGTACGTCCTCGCGCGGGCCGGACACACGTGCGGCCCGCCCCTGGACGGGACGGGCCGCACGCGCACGCTACGAGGGGTCAGCTACCGCTGTTGGCCCCACGGCGACGCATGCCGAAGAACACGGCACCGCCACCGATGACGACCAGCGCGGCGGCCAGACCGGCGATGAGGCCGGTGTTGGAGTTCGCACCGGTCTCGGCGAGGTTGGAGTCACCGACCGCGGGGGACGGCGCGTTGCTCGCCGTGCCCGCCGGGGCGGTGGTGCTCTCCGACGGCGACTTCGACGGAGCCGGGGACTCCGTCTCCTCGGCCGGCGGGGTCGCCGACTCGGA
The sequence above is a segment of the Streptomyces griseoviridis genome. Coding sequences within it:
- a CDS encoding ABC transporter ATP-binding protein, whose translation is MLLSLDDATVRFGGRAVLDTVGLEVAEHETVCVLGPSGSGKSTLLRAVAGLQPLSDGRVFLDGRDQSGVPAHRRGVGLMFQDHQLFPQRDVGGNVAFGLRMRGAGKGEQERRVGELLDLVGLPGAARRAVAALSGGEQQRVALARALAPSPRLLMLDEPLGQLDRSLRERLVVELRELFGRLGTTVLAVTHDQGEAFALADRVVVMRDGRIAQSGSPLEVWQHPADAFVARFLGFENVVEATVAGTAAVTPWGKLAVPEGAPQGPRTLLVRPAGVRLVPADEGLRCTVTARTFRGTHVAVHLQPRDAPRLEAACPLRLAPGTGDAVGVEFDPAEILVLD
- a CDS encoding ABC transporter permease gives rise to the protein MALPVAFFGVFFAYPVAAIVARGLRVDGVWRLGRIADVLGQSGIRHVLWFTTWQALASTALTLLVALPGAYVLARYDFPGRHLVRAVVTVPFVLPTVVVGTAFLALVGRGGLLDELWGVRLDTTVWAILLAHVFFNYAVVVRTVGGLWAQLDPRQEEAARMLGASPFAAWRKVTLPALGPALAAATLMVFLFTFTSFGVVQILGGPTFSTLEVEIYRQTSEIFDLSTAAVLTLVQFAAVGAILAVHAWTVRRRESALRLVDPALTARRPRGARQWTLLGAVLATVALLVVLPLAVLVRRSLDAPGLGYYRALTRDDGGTFLVPPIQAVGNSLQYALAATAIAVLIGALAAAALARRDAGRLVRGFDALLMLPLGVSAVTVGFGFLIALDEPPLDLRSSWILVPLAQALVGVPFVVRTMLPVLRAVDGRLREAAAVLGASPWRVWREVDLPLVRRALLVAAGFAFAVSLGEFGATVFIARPDNPTLPVAVARLLGRPGDLNYGQAMALSTILMVVCAVALLVLERLRTDRSGEF